The following proteins are co-located in the Rattus norvegicus strain BN/NHsdMcwi chromosome 19, GRCr8, whole genome shotgun sequence genome:
- the LOC134483125 gene encoding DNA-directed RNA polymerase II subunit GRINL1A-like — protein MCSLPRGFKPPVPEDMGRQSLAELWERLRCQERLLRKEKFICKLPDKGKKISDTTAKLKAAISESEKVRGRTELLHPVSVDCKLRHKASTRVDTDIDKAQNSDLMLDTSSLVPECSSVDIESSKTTSETQGPTQLTHKGNEETLETGCTVSTSLSVSITAQAPPSEVNEHLPQHSSQEEEVSSSVDSLLITKLQKITTADQTEPSEENTSTENFPELQSETPKKPHYMTVLEMRARNPVPPPHKFKTNVLPTQQSDSPSHCQRAQSPASSEEQRGRARQHLDDVTAAHLLLLHPLPAQLLSIEESLALQKEQKQNYEKMRAKLAAQKLAERLNITMQSSNPEGESSGRYREVRDEDDAQP, from the coding sequence ATGTGCTCCCTGCCCCGAGGCTTCAagcccccagttcctgaggacATGGGGCGGCAGAGTTTGGCGGAGCTGTGGGAGAGGTTGAGGTGCCAGGAGAGACTTTTgcgcaaagaaaaattcatttgcaaattgcccgacaaaggtaaaaagatctccgacaccactgccaaactgaaagctgccatttcagaaagtgaaaaggtcagagggagaactgaactacttcatcctgtcagtgttgactgtaagctaaggcataaagcatccacaagagttgataccgacatagacaaggcccagaattctgacctgatgcttgatacttcatcattagttcctgaatgttcgtcagtagacattgaatcatctaaaacaacctcagaaactcagggacctacacagctcactcacaaaggcaatgaagagactttggagactggctgcacagtgagtaccAGCCTGTCTGTCAGcatcacagcccaggctcccccatctgaagttaatgaacatctcccccagcattcaagtcaagaggaagaggtttccagcagcgtcgacagtctgttaatcactaaattgcaaaagatcacaactgcagaccagactgaaccctcagaagaaaacaccagcactgagaactttccagaactgcagagtgagactcctaagaagcctcattacatgacagtgctagaaatgcgagctagaaacccagtgccccctcctcataagtttaagaccaatgtgttacccacacaacagagtgactcaccaagtcattgtcagagggctcagtctcctgcttcctcagaagagcagcgaggcagggctaggcagcatcttgatgatgtcacagcagctcaccttcttctgctccaccccctgcctgcacagctgctctccatagaagagtccctggctctgcagaaagagcagaagcagaattatgagaagatgcgggcaaagctcgcagcacagaaactagctgagagactgaatattacaatgcagagctccaatccagaaggggagtcttcagggagataccgagaagtgagggatgaagatgatgcccagCCCTAG